A stretch of the Lactuca sativa cultivar Salinas chromosome 9, Lsat_Salinas_v11, whole genome shotgun sequence genome encodes the following:
- the LOC111885344 gene encoding uncharacterized protein LOC111885344: MLQTTEKTIIKETAKKMVSRENKKAAMHDKLQLLRSVTNSHATKDSSILIDASKYIEELKQKIDILNEDIARSSSYSWPMVTVENLEKGIQVNVYSERSCPGLLVFVLKVFEEFSLNVLEARVSCKGSFQLEALGVESEENGETIDTHMVKQAVLQAIQDWNESNDQE, encoded by the exons ATGCTACAAACCACGGAGAAAACAATTATTAAAGAAACAGCTAAAAAAATGGTGTCAAGGGAGAACAAGAAAGCTGCAATGCATGACAAGCTGCAACTCCTTCGATCTGTTACAAACTCTCATGCA ACGAAAGATTCATCGATCTTAATTGATGCATCAAAGTACATAGAAGAGCTTAAACAGAAAATAGATATTCTGAATGAAGACATAGCTCGAAGCTCAAGCTACTCATGGCCTATG GTTACAGTAGAAAATTTGGAAAAAGGTATACAAGTAAATGTATATTCAGAAAGAAGCTGCCCAGGTCTACTCGTTTTTGTGTTGAAAGTGTTTGAAGAATTCAGTCTTAATGTGTTGGAAGCTAGGGTTTCTTGTAAAGGCAGTTTTCAACTTGAAGCACTTGGAGTTGAG AGTGAAGAAAATGGAGAGACCATCGACACTCATATGGTGAAACAAGCAGTCTTACAAGCAATTCAAGATTGGAACGAAAGCAATGATCAAGAGTAA